The stretch of DNA GTCAAGAATGGCCGGGATTTCATCCAGGTTTATCTTGGTGATGGTGGTGTTGATCTGGTATTCCAATCCGGCCTTTCTCGCAAATTCCAGGGCCTTAAGTGAGGCATTGAAGGCGCCTGGTACCTGGCGAAAATTATCATGGCTGGTGGCGTTGGCACCGTCAATGCTGACGCTCATCCGTTGAATGCCGCTGTCAATCATCTTCTGGATACTGGTCTCATCCACCAGGGTGCCATTGGTGGCCATCACCATCCTTAAACCGAGTTTGGTGCCGTAGGCGGCCAGTTCATAAATATCCGGGCGCATCAGGGGCTCGCCACCGGTGAGAATAATTACCGGTTTGCTGAAAGATGCCACCGTGTCAAGAAATTCCAAAGCCTCTTTGGTGCTGAGTTCCCCTTCATACGGACCTTTTTCCGCCGCTGCCCGGCAGTGAATACATGATAAATTACAGCTGCGGGTGGTTTCCCAGGCGATCAGGCGTAGTTCCGGAACATCAGAATTGGGATGTTTTTTCATGCTATTCATAGGCTCCTGTATGTGGTTTGTCATAATGACAGTGTTGCTATTGATCCATACTCTTATCATTTTACGCCCTTTTTCGCAAACCCATTCGAAAAGGGGTGGCGGCTTGCGGGTTGCTTTTTTGGCGAAATTTGGTTAGCCTGACTGGACAGATACGTTAAAAATAATTTTACCATGAAGAACGTGAAGTTTAGTATCTTACAGGTTATTTTCTTGTTTTTTTAACAAGAAAATGTTCTGATAAGAGTACTTATTTGCGGGCCGATATAGCCGTTTGGATTGCGGGGGTTGTTCCCGCATTAGCGTCAATATGGGGACAGAATTGAATTCTGTCCCCGTGCGAAGAACCCCAAGGGCACTTCCTCGCTGTCGCTCAGGGCGCAAGCGAAGCAAAGGTGCAAATCAGTGCGACAGGCAGGCGAAGCATTCGGAGTGAGTGATTGGACGGCAATGGTCCTGGCTGCGGGTTATGGCACCCGCCTGCGGCCGTTGACTGAAGAAATGCCCAAGCCGTTGATTCCGGTAGTCAATCAGCCGCTTTTATCCATGGTTCTGCGGCATCTGTTTCGCTGGCAGCCGCGGCGGGTGGTGGTGAATGGCCATCATCTCAGCCAGCAGGTTCATGATTTTCTTCTGTCTTCTCCCCGGGCTGAAAGTATTTCATTTATCCATGAAAAAAATATCCTGGGAACCGGTGGCGGGATCAGGAACGCGGCGGCAAAACTTGGTGGTGAATTTTTTGTGACCATCAATGGTGATGTTTTGACTGATCTGCCCCTTGATCTGGTGATGGATTTTCACCGACAGCAGGATGTGCTGGCGACCATGGTATTCCATGATTATCCCCGTTTCAACTCAGTACAGGTAGCCGGACAGCGGATAGTTTCCTTCAATCAGAAATATACCTCTACAGATAAAACTCAATTACTGGCCTATACCGGTATTCAGATTTGTTCTCCCCGATTGCTTTCCATTTTTTCCGGTTCCGGTTTTATTTCGATTATCGATGTTTATGAACAGCTGCTGCGGGAAGAAAGGGAGCAGATTGCCGCCTATATTATGCCTGCCGGTCAGTATTACTGGCGTGACCTGGGAACCGTTGGCGATTATCTGAACATTCACCGGGACCTGCGGGAAAATCCAGCACTGGCACACTCGCTGTTGGGACATAAGGTCGACTTTCCCCTGGTAGCTCCGGGAGCCAAGGTTTCCGGAGCTGAGTTGTCAGGGGTTACGGTGATTGCTCCCCGGTGTGAGCTTGGGTTGGGAAGCAGAGTTGAGGATTCCATTCTCTGGCCAGGCGTTAGCATTGGCAGAGAATGCCGTTTGCAACGTAGTATTGTCGGGCAAAATGTGAAAATTCCAGCGGGAAGCATATTGATGGATCAGGTGCTGGTGAATGAAAAGAGGGAAGTTATAAATTGACTTTTTTCTTCGGCTGGGGTAGGAGTTGCTACCGAATTTCAGAGATCTATTGTCTGTTTTTGTGCCGGCCATATTATCTCCGGCAGGAAAGGAATATTGCTGGTCATGTCAGGAGAAAGTACAACCTATAAAGATGCCGGTGTTGATGTTGAAGCCGGGAATCAGTTTGTCAAAAAAATCAGTCCGCTGGTCAAAGCAACATACAGGTCTGAAGTATTGAAGGATCTGGGTGGATTTGGCGCCTTGTTTTCTCTTCGTAAAGATAAATATGACAACCCGGTGCTGGTATCCTCTACTGATGGTGTCGGAACAAAACTGAATATTGCTTTTCTGCTGGATAAACATGATACCATCGGCATTGACCTGGTGGCCATGGTGGTCAACGATATTGTGGTCCAGGGGGCGGAACCGCTTTTCTTTCTGGACTACCTGGCCATGGGAAAACTTGATTCCGACCAGGCGGCTGAGATTGTTGCCGGGATTGCCCATGGTTGTCAAGCGGCCGGTTGTTCACTGATAGGGGGAGAAACCGCGGAAATGCCAGGTTTTTATCCCGATGGAGAATATGAACTGGCCGGTTTCGGTGTCGGTATTGTGGATAAAGATGAGGTTGTTGATGGTTCCAGCGTAAGAGTGGGTGACCGTATCATCGGTTTGGCTTCTTCCGGACTGCATAGTAACGGTTATTCCCTGGCTCGGAAAGTGCTGCTTGGTGATCAGGCCTATCGGATTGATTCCCAGATTGATGAACTGGGTTGCAGCCTTGGTGGAGAACTGCTCCGGCCCACCCGCATTTACGTTAAACCGATTGCCAACCTGATCCGTGATTTTACCATCAAGGGCATTGCCCATATTACCGGCGGCGGTTTGCGGCATAATATCGTTCGGGTACTGCCTAATCGCTGCCAGGCGGTTATTGAGCTTGGTGCCTGGGAACGTCCACCTGTTTTTTCCCTGATCAGCCGCCTGGGCGGCGTGAGCGAAACGGAAATGCTGGCGACGTTTAATTGCGGCATCGGTATGGTGCTGATTGTGCCGGCGGATGAAGTGGAAGAGCAGATGTCCAGATTGCAGGCTATGGGGGAGGTCTGCTATGTTATTGGTGAAATTACCAAAAGAGAGGTGGATGAAACGGGGATTTCTTTTCGTTAATTGCCTCAGGTAGAGGAGTTGTTCATGACCAGGATCGGCGTATTGATTTCCGGCAGCGGCAGCAACCTGCAGGCGATTATCGATACGGTGGAAAAAGGTAAAATCAATGGGGAAATCGTTCTGGTCATCAGTAACGATCCTGAAGCTTACGGGCTGGTCAGGGCAGCCAATCACCAGATTCCTACCGCTGTTCTTGTCCATACCGATTATCCTTCCCGGGAAGAATATGACCGGGCGCTGGTAAAATCCCTGGAGGATGCCGGGGTTGAACTGGTTTGCCTGGCGGGTTTCATGCGGGTGATCACTCCGGTATTCATCGGGGCATTCCCCGGGAAAATTATCAATATCCATCCGGCACTGCTGCCGGCTTTTCCCGGAACCCATGGCCAGGGGCAGACCTTTGACTATGGTACCAGGGTGGCCGGCTGCACGGTTCATTTTGTTGATGACCAGGTTGACCACGGGCCGATTATAATCCAGGCGGTGGTCCCGGTGCTGCCGGATGATGATGAAGATTCCCTCTCAGCCCGAATCCTCCGCTGTGAACACAAGATATATCCCGAGGCGGCCCGGCTTTTTTGCGACAACCGGCTGCGCATCGAGGGACGGAAGGTGAAGATCCTTGATCAGGAAACTTCCGGCCTTGATGAAGCATACCTGATCAATCCTCCGGTAAAAGAAAGGTGTAAGGCAAAAGGTTAAAGGATAAAGGAGAAAGGCTGAAAATGTGGGGACACCATCAGGACAGGCCTGCGAACCAGAAAGATATCTCCAAAAAAAAAGTTGATAGCAATCTGCCATTAAAGTAAAAATGGCGTCCCCCATGAATAGAAAGGAGAACGTAACCTGTGCAAAAAGCATTAATCTGCGGTTCATTTGCCTATGACAATATCATGGTTTTTGACGACCGCTTCAAAAATCACATCCTTCCCGATAAAATACATATTTTGAATGTTTCGTTCCTGGTTCCGGAGATGCGGCGGGAATTCGGCGGCTGCGCCGGCAATATTGCCTATAATCTCAAACTGCTCGGCGGCGATCCTCTGCCCATGGGTACCGTTGGCGAGGATTTTGCTCCCTACGCCGAATGGCTGGAGAGCTGTTCTATCGACCTGAGCTACCTCACCGTGGTGAAGGATACCTTTACCGCCCAGGCCTTTGTTACCACTGATCTGGACGACAACCAGATTACGGCTTTTCATCCCGGGGCCATGGGTTTTGCCCACCGGAATCAGGTCGAAGCCGCCGATGGAGTTTCTATCGGCATGGTTTCTCCCGACGGTCGCGAGGGCATGATCCAGCACGCCGTCCAGTTTGTCGAGGCCGGTATTCCTTTTATCTTCGACCCCGGCCAGGGACTGCCCATGTTCGATGGCCCGGAATTGCGTCGCTTCATCAAACAGGCTGCCTGGCTGACGGTTAATGACTACGAGTGGCAGCTGCTCAAGGATCGCACCGGGTTGAGCCTGGCGGAAGTTACAGCCGAGCTGCAGTCTTTGATCATTACTCGCGGCGGTGAAGGCTCGATCATCCACGCCGATGGCCGGGAGTTTGTTATCCCGGTTGCCGCGGCCAGCGAGTTCAATGATCCCACCGGTTGCGGTGATGCCTACCGGGCTGGTCTGCTTTTCGGGCTGACCAACGGCTTTGACTGGGAAACTACCGGCCGCCTGGCCTCGCTCATGGGAGCGATCAAGATTGAACACCACGGGACCCAGAATCACCATTTCACCGTTGCTGGTTTCAAGGATCGTTTCCGGCAGAGCTACGGCTACGAGTTTTAGTAAGGTATAAGGTATAAGGTGTAAGGTTAAAGGTTAAAGGTTAAAGGTTA from Pseudomonadota bacterium encodes:
- a CDS encoding carbohydrate kinase family protein, translated to MVFDDRFKNHILPDKIHILNVSFLVPEMRREFGGCAGNIAYNLKLLGGDPLPMGTVGEDFAPYAEWLESCSIDLSYLTVVKDTFTAQAFVTTDLDDNQITAFHPGAMGFAHRNQVEAADGVSIGMVSPDGREGMIQHAVQFVEAGIPFIFDPGQGLPMFDGPELRRFIKQAAWLTVNDYEWQLLKDRTGLSLAEVTAELQSLIITRGGEGSIIHADGREFVIPVAAASEFNDPTGCGDAYRAGLLFGLTNGFDWETTGRLASLMGAIKIEHHGTQNHHFTVAGFKDRFRQSYGYEF
- the purM gene encoding phosphoribosylformylglycinamidine cyclo-ligase, whose protein sequence is MSGESTTYKDAGVDVEAGNQFVKKISPLVKATYRSEVLKDLGGFGALFSLRKDKYDNPVLVSSTDGVGTKLNIAFLLDKHDTIGIDLVAMVVNDIVVQGAEPLFFLDYLAMGKLDSDQAAEIVAGIAHGCQAAGCSLIGGETAEMPGFYPDGEYELAGFGVGIVDKDEVVDGSSVRVGDRIIGLASSGLHSNGYSLARKVLLGDQAYRIDSQIDELGCSLGGELLRPTRIYVKPIANLIRDFTIKGIAHITGGGLRHNIVRVLPNRCQAVIELGAWERPPVFSLISRLGGVSETEMLATFNCGIGMVLIVPADEVEEQMSRLQAMGEVCYVIGEITKREVDETGISFR
- the purN gene encoding phosphoribosylglycinamide formyltransferase, which translates into the protein MTRIGVLISGSGSNLQAIIDTVEKGKINGEIVLVISNDPEAYGLVRAANHQIPTAVLVHTDYPSREEYDRALVKSLEDAGVELVCLAGFMRVITPVFIGAFPGKIINIHPALLPAFPGTHGQGQTFDYGTRVAGCTVHFVDDQVDHGPIIIQAVVPVLPDDDEDSLSARILRCEHKIYPEAARLFCDNRLRIEGRKVKILDQETSGLDEAYLINPPVKERCKAKG
- a CDS encoding NDP-sugar synthase — protein: MSDWTAMVLAAGYGTRLRPLTEEMPKPLIPVVNQPLLSMVLRHLFRWQPRRVVVNGHHLSQQVHDFLLSSPRAESISFIHEKNILGTGGGIRNAAAKLGGEFFVTINGDVLTDLPLDLVMDFHRQQDVLATMVFHDYPRFNSVQVAGQRIVSFNQKYTSTDKTQLLAYTGIQICSPRLLSIFSGSGFISIIDVYEQLLREEREQIAAYIMPAGQYYWRDLGTVGDYLNIHRDLRENPALAHSLLGHKVDFPLVAPGAKVSGAELSGVTVIAPRCELGLGSRVEDSILWPGVSIGRECRLQRSIVGQNVKIPAGSILMDQVLVNEKREVIN